The following proteins are encoded in a genomic region of Oryzias latipes chromosome 17, ASM223467v1:
- the rnf182 gene encoding E3 ubiquitin-protein ligase RNF182 yields MIWTYGFSFVKKMMLDFQTSEDGNSAFIQSAEEMECKICYCMYNLGSRRPKVLECCHRLCSKCLIKILDLGELPPNALVCPFCRCITALQGDSVSSLPDDCNLVSTLALQMRNQGNSHHDTATELLLNPRHLTSLRGTCPSLIYHSSISSSSSSSYSTLRNSPNFVVITIMEPPPASAVSDHGHPSPSLDSISSITQPWTLWNCAALLCQTSARVLVWVLGLLYFSSLPMGVYLLILQRTTAGMLLVSLVPSSLVMIIVYGFCHCVCHEFWDCVPP; encoded by the coding sequence ATGATCTGGACGTATGGATTCAGTTTTGTCAAGAAAATGATGCTTGACTTTCAAACCTCAGAAGATGGCAACAGTGCCTTTATTCAAAGTGCAGAAGAGATGGAGTGTAAGATCTGCTACTGTATGTACAACTTGGGGAGCCGCAGGCCAAAGGTGCTGGAGTGCTGCCACCGTCTCTGTTCCAAATGTCTCATCAAGATCCTGGACCTGGGAGAGTTGCCCCCTAATGCTTTGGTTTGTCCATTCTGCCGCTGCATCACCGCACTGCAGGGAGACTCTGTGAGCAGCCTGCCAGATGACTGCAACCTGGTATCAACACTGGCTCTACAAATGAGGAATCAGGGGAACTCCCACCACGACACAGCAACAGAGCTTCTCCTCAATCCTAGACACCTGACTTCCCTGAGGGGTACTTGCCCATCCTTGATTTACCATTCATCTatatcctcctcttcctcgtcctCATACTCTACCCTCCGTAATTCACCTAACTTTGTAGTCATCACTATCATGGAACCACCGCCTGCCTCTGCAGTGTCAGACCACGGACACCCTTCCCCCAGCCTGGACTCCATCTCATCCATCACACAGCCGTGGACTTTGTGGAACTGTGCTGCCCTCCTGTGTCAGACCTCAGCCCGGGTTCTGGTGTGGGTGCTGGGGCTCCTGTACTTCAGCTCGCTCCCCATGGGGGTTTACCTGCTGATCCTGCAGAGAACAACAGCTGGGATGCTGCTAGTGAGCTTGGTTCCCTCCAGCCTCGTCATGATCATTGTCTACGGCTTCTGTCACTGCGTCTGCCATGAGTTCTGGGACTGCGTGCCCCCATGA